In Hymenobacter volaticus, the genomic window TCCAAAGCAGCAATGTTTTTATTCAGAGCTTCTAATTTCACCTCATTTTCATAGAAGCCATTTTCAAGAGCCGGATCGTCTTTATCACTGAGACAACCTTCTACTTCTATTTCGGATGTAAAACGTTCATCGCCTGATGGGCCCATATCACACCATATCTTCTGCAGCCAAGCAATCCTTCTGGTAGCAAGCAACTTTACCCGTTGAACCATCAGTTGGAATACATCCTCTTGGTCAATCGCTTCCTCTCCGGGAACTATGGTTATATTACCGGTTGATCTGTTGTTCACTTCCTTTCTTTAAATAAGTCAGGTTACAATCCATCTCGGCGGAGATTCCGCACCGTCCACCAGTATTCGCAGCGGCAATTGCTGGCCGGGTGCAGGATTCGGCAAATTCACCTTTACGGCATTGCCCGCAATAATCATGAACTCTCCCGGTTTGAACAGCGCCACTTTATTACGTACAAGTTTTGTCTCACCCACATATATTTCTATCAATTCTTCCAGTATGTCTGTACCTCCAACCATATAGCGAAACACATAACCGGTGATCGTAACAATGCCTGTGGCCGGCGCGCTGATCGCATCAATTCTCGGTGAGATGATCAGGGGAACTTATTGGAACTGTTGCTCACCACACGCACCTGTCCACCGGGCAATTCCATGTTGCGTTTGACTACTACTTCAACAGCATACACACCGGGCAATACATCCATCACTGCACCACTGATCTCTTCTATAGCCGTTTCCCTGATGGTCATTGTCAACCGGTCGGTTTGCACGCCGATACTCCACGTAGGTGCGGCAATTACGTGCATCGTCCAGCGTGAATGGTATAAGCGCAATACAAGTCCATCACCGGTAAATCCGCTGCCGAAAAAGTTCACCACGCTTTCGGGCAGTAGCAAAGCACCTGACGCGGGTGCCTGCGCGGGTTGAACTTTTATTTCCCGTGGCGATGGATCACCAGGTATGTAATAAGGAAGGATGTTCTGGCTCAGCGTGATCCTGGGCGCACCCATAGTAAATACATAATTGCCGTATGTAAGCACGCGTCCGGAATAAGAACTGATCTCTTCTGGCTCCAGGAAAACAGTCGCTACTTCATAATAGGCCGACCAACGCATGGGTGCAGGCCCTGCGGTCCAATTATGTACAGCTTCATTGCTGCCAATCGGTTGCTGAAAGATCTTCAAACGGTTCTGGTTATCCGGTAGGTCCCCTTGGAAGATCTTGATTGAGTTGATAGTTGAACTGTCATCCAAAAAAGGATAATCATGCAATGCTTTCATGGCAATGCTCATCAGCAATTGTTCATCGTAAGCATTACTTCCATCCGGCACATCACTGTAATGTCTTGCAGTCAGCTGGTAGTATAACGTGAGTGCCATTGAAAGATGGCGTGACGTAGGTAGGTCTTTGCCTGGTAAGGGAAAATTTCCATATTCTTTTTTCTCCAGTGTATGATAGAGATAGATCCCTACCACATCATACCCAATATCCATCTGATCAGTCGGCAACTCTGGTATGATAACCGGCTGGTAGGTTTTCACCCATGCGGGAGAAAGCAGATATGCCTGTTCCAGCAGTTTCACCAGCGAAGTGGTCACATCAGAAATGTTTAGTATAGGCATCCGTCATAGTTGCCTCAGCCCAAAGCTGAGTTTTTTGTTGGCGATAGCATGGTTGCTGCTCACCGGCTGGGTTACAGTTCTTGCCAGTGGTTCTTTCGTCCTCACAACCGGTGCGGATTTTATTATTTCCACAGTGATCTTTCCTATCACAAGTGTTGGTTCCGGCTCTTTGTTGTTAGCAGACCGAGCTGCTGCTGCAGCGCTGCTCCAATCATTCATAGCCATGTGTACTGGTATTGGCTTCACCAGATTTTTCACTGGTTGCGTGGTCATGGCTTTTGATGCCGATAAATGGATCTCCTGTATTTGCTGTTGCACTGGTTCCACCGGGATGATCTGCTCTTTCCTGCCTTCATGGTTATGTATCATAGTCACCTGTGTGACCGGCGCAATGGTTTTTGTGTTATACGCCTTGATCGTTTCCATCATATTCCGTTCCACCAGTTGCTGTTGCACGGAATGCTGTTTCTGGGTCTGCACAGTTGCCGGATTTGCCGTTACAGGAGATGGTTGCGGTGGAACAGGTTTAATAGGAGTAGCAGCGGCTGTTTCGCTTGAAATGGTGCGGTTTATTTCATTCTTCTGTTTCTGCTGCACCAATTGCTGAGTGAACAAACGCGGTTGCATAGAAGCACCAGGGCCTGGCTCTGGTGAAAGCATCACGTTCTCCTCCACCAGGTCCTGTTGGCCGGCGTTATACACCAACGGCACCAAAGGGAGAATGATACTTGCGGGTTGATTCTCCGGATCACCCGGCACACTCCATCTTCCTATTATTTTTTGCAGGTAACTGCTCATAGTTCTTAGCTAATTCAGGCCGATTAGTTCGGCATAAGTTTTTCGCATCGTCCTGGGTAGGTTCAGTATCTCATTGTGTCCCCAGCTATAATTCAGCGCAATGGCGTGTACTTCCACCATTAATCGTTTCCGTTCGTTTTTTAAACGTGTTAAAAGAAAGGACTGCATGTCAAAAGTTGCCTGCTGTGAAACGCCGCATTCCGGGCAGCTGGTAGTGATCTCCGTGATCAGTACAGGCCCCAACGTTTCCATCTGTTGCTGCACCCACAGCATAGTGTCTTCATTTACAGGTTGCGCTATACAGCGTTCCATTATCAGCACTCCTGCATGCTCAGCAGCCTGGCCAAAAACAACCTGTTCATCTTCCCTGTAGGGAGGCGGAAACGCTTTCCATCTTCTGTCAAAAAATAACCCTCTTCATCTCTTTGTTGTTTCCCATCCCCAACCCGGAATGATAATAAATCTGTTACGCTAAACACTAGGTCGTACGGTTCATTGCAGGAGGTACAGGTGAGAGTGCTTTCGACGCGCGGCCCATAGGTATACTGGTATAGTGCGGCTAACAACCGGTCACGATCCGATACTGCCATTGATGCTGCAGGCTTCGACGTTGCCAGCATAATATTGTCCAGTAATTGGATGGCATTAAATGAACTGGCATCACTAACAAGTAACTCATCGTGACCATTCAGTTCACGAAGTGTAACCACACCCGTTTGCAATGAACCGGTGAGGCGATAACTTACTATACCCATAACAGTTCTCTAAGAAAGAATTAATAGTTAATATTCTTTCGGTTCAACTATATCTTCATCTCTTTCAAAGCCCTCATACTGGATCGTTATTTTTTCTATCACGACAGATGCAGTATTTGAGTCTAATTCGCCCAACGCTTGGTATTCAGAAACCCAGCAACGGTATAAGTTATATGCTTTTGCTACCGAACCTTGATCATTTAATAATACTAGCGTGAGGTTTTTACGGAAATTGGCAAGTGACATCGCTGTTTGTCCTTCCAGATTCCATACAAGTTTTGCCCATTCTTCGAAATCTTTATCATGTGTCACCCCTCTCTCTATTGTCAATGGTTCAAAATTCGAGATACCAGGTGTCAGTCGTGAACTGCTTTGATCGCCACCTTCCCTGTGTTTGACAAAATCCGTTTTTCGTATGAGCGGGCTCACTTTGCTTACACCTGCTACTACATTACCATTGATCAAAAGACGGAACATGAAACCTTTATAAGCATCAAAGCGAAGTGCATTGACAACAAATTGTGTGTTTGCCATAGTGATGTAGTTTAGACAAATGTATTTCCAGCCATTTGCTGTAGGTAGAGAACTACGAATTCAGCGGGTTTTAATGGTCTAAAACCTATCTGAATATTTACAACACCAAGGTTGATATCATCCGGCGTGGTGGTTTCACTGTCACACTTCACGTAGTATGCATCATTTTTCCGCACGCCCCAGAATGCCCCTTGGCGAAACAGGTTATGCATAAATGCACCAACGGCCAGCCGTATCTGTGCCCACAGTGGTTCATCATTCGGCTCAAATACCACCCACTTCAAACCGCGGTATAAGCTTTCCTCAATAAAAAGCGCTGTTCTGCGCACGGGTATGTATTTGTAATCATGCGGTGTGTCATCATCACCCTGGTTAGTACGAGCACCCCAGTTCACAATCCCATTGGGAAATACACGGATCGTATTTATGGCTCTTGGATTGAGAATGCCATTCTCCGCATCCGTAAAAGGTTGTCGTAATCCTGTAATACCACGGAGGTCCGCTTCCGTACCAGCAGGTGCTTTCCATACACCCCGGGTACTATCGATCCTTGCAAACAATCCCGCCAGTGCACCGGAGGGACCGATATTTTTACTGAGCCCATCCTGGCTAACTGTGATCTCTGGGAAGAAAAGGGCACTGTAATCTTTCACCGAGCCAATGCGCATGCCTGGCACCCCTGCTACGGCATCAGAAGCACTGACCCATGCAGGATCAGGATCCATCAGCAGGAAAGCGCGGCGTTTCTGGCAGAATACACTTGCATTGCCATAGAGTTGCTGCACGGTGGCAACGGCGCCATTAACAGGCGCCAGCACCATAAGATTAAAGAGATCGATCTCCGGGTCCAGTGATGCATATGCATTATCATACGTGTTGCTGTCAGGAGGTGTGCCATCAAAACCTGCAACACCAAGGATCTGCAATGGTCCGACACCTGATGTACCTAAGGCATAATAATGCACATTATTTGTAAAACCTGCTGCGGGAAATGCCGGTGCCGTAGTAAATGCAAGAGCTGCGCTGGCTAGGTTATCCGCCGCACTGTTTTTGGAAATAATAGCAAGCCGATATCCCCACACTTCAGCACGCCACGGCCATGCATGTCCAAGTGGGGGCACAAAATTATTGATGGCAGCCGCCACCAGTTGCAGTTTCTCGCGTATGCCGTCCGAGTTATCGTTTTTGGAAGCAGGTGACGCGTCTTTACTTAGCATATCGCCGGCTAATGTGGTAACAAGGTTCACCGGTACTGGTTGTGGAACCAGCGTGTTATTGCTTAAAAGAATGGATTCAAGCGTAACCGCGGTAAAAGCGCTTTGTGCCGTACCGTCAAAAAGCGTGATGTTTCCGGGAATGGCTGCGCGGATGGTGCTACCGGTTGGTGCGGGGCGAAGATTCGCAATACCGGATATTTCAAGTCCACCCTGTTCTGTGCCAAGCATGAGTGGCACCGCGAGATCTGTCATACCGCCTGCGGCATTACCCTGGCGGATGAGTACGTCACCATTACTGTCGGCCTGTATCTGCAATCTTCTTGCAGCTGAAGGGCCAATAAACGAAACCGTAACGGTAATACCAGCAATTCCTTTGGCGAGGTAAGCATTTTCAATAGCGGCTTTAATGGCCGTAGCCAATGCAGCCTGTGTGCCCACTACAATGGCCCCGAGGTTTACATCCACGTATTCTTTACCACCGACACTAATGCGGAACGTATTGGTAGTTGCAAGCGTACCGAGTATATTTTTCCAGTTGACGGCAAAACTGCCGCTGTCGGCCACGGGTCTGCCTGAAAGTGATAATCCTAGTGCTGCACCAGCTGCGGGCGTGGGAGCCAGCACAGTTGCTTTAACGAGTTTGGATTGCTGTGTTAGAAATGACTGTACGTACCTGGGTGATGCAGGATCCATACTGAGGTCAGGCCAGGACTCGGCTTCCGCCATGGTTGTATTCCCGAGGCATCCGTTTCCCAACGGAAAAGATCCAGCGTGAAGTTGGCTTCTGGCCTTGAGCCTTTATAACTAACGGCAGCACGAATCATATTGCCTGCAGCACCGGCATTCTTGGCATCAAGCCGGAGTACATTGGTAGCATTGCCTTCATCACGGAGCGTGATGCTTGAAGCAGTTGCACCTTTTGCGATGCGCATAACCCAGCAATCGGTGCCACCGTTTAGAAAGAATAAACGTACATATCCAGCAAGCTGTCCCACGTCATTGTCTTCACCGAATGTATTTTTGAATAAAGTATAATTAAAACATCGAACCGGTTTATTAAGTGGGCCTTTTTTTGCGACGCCAATAAATAAACCAATTGAAGTACTGACACCAGCAATGGTACGCACACCACTGGGTACTTCCTGTACGTACACACCAGGATAAGACGTTTGTACTGCCATAATGAGTTGCTTTAAATAATGTACGGAAGGAATATTGAATGAGGGCAGATCAATGAATTATATAACATTATCCATCATCTACAGGACCCGAACCGAACTAATTACTTATGGCTTCGCCACAGAAAGTCACATTTTAGGGTGACTTTAAATTTGATAAGACCCATTAATAAATATTAGCAGACTTTGAGCCAATTAGTATCTATATCAACACTGGCAAACTGACCTAAACTAAATATCTGGACTAAGAACCGATGCTTGCCGTTTTCTTGAAAGGTATATCCATTCATTCCGGACAGAGGCCCTCCGATGATTTCAACCAGGTCTCCTTTTCTTATGGGAGCCTGCTCAACTTTTATGTTGGCTGAATATTTACAAATCAATTTTACCTTTTCGACTTCCTCCTCCTTTACAGTAACCAACTTTCCGTTATGACTCAAAAAATGAAAGGAGTTGTAGCTATTGAAGATATTTTTTCTTTCTAATTCATCCGAAAACAAAAAAATATAGGGGTTGAAGATCGGTACCTCAACCCATTTATTCCTATCACTCCAATAATGTAACTGCCGTTGTAAGGGTAAATAAAAGGATAAACCTAGCTTTTCAAGTGCTGAAGCAGCCTTTTTATAGTGCAGTTTTCTGGATACAATTACATACCATTTCTTGGAGGTTATGGACAGATCCTTCTTTTTAAAAATAGTTTCCATAGTCCATTTGCTTTACAAGGGCAATTGAGGAAAAGGGTATTATCTATTTTAGATCAATTTACAAGATTAAATTTAAAAATGCAATTTTTTATTAAAACATTATAAGCTAATATTTAGGTTCGTAGATAGACGATCAAATACGTCGAATTACGTTAAGTAGTGGGCTTTTGCGTGTGCTCGCAATGTAGCTTTCCACTTGTTCGGCTGTGGGCTTGGACCTTTCTCAAACCTGCAATCAGAAGGTGCTCTAAGTAACTGCGTATAGTTGTGATAAGGGCCCCTTATCGAGGGGAATTGATCCGCCGGAAATTCAGTTGTCGAAACAGGATGCGCACGCTGACTAATTGTAATACTAGTGCGACAGCTCCACTATATTCTTGCGGCTCCCATTCTTGCGCAAGGCCATGCTGCCACACTTGCCACACGCAAACGTGGTTTGAAGCAAACACCTAAGTTAAGAATCACCCCTTAATTAACCACTAATTTGATTTACGAATCTCTTATCAAGATACTGGAGTATCATGCACAGTCAATAATCTTTAACATATTACTTATTAGAATTAAAAGCGGGAACACTTTTAATAATTGAATTACTGATACTTCCTCCCACTGCGCCTAACAGAGCGCCTACTACTATACCGGAAGTTAAGCCACCAATACTACCACTTATTAAACCTACTAGAGCCCCCTCAGCATCAGCTTTCCATGGCCATCTAAAATTTATGCTGTGTTCATTTGGTGAAATTTTTTCTTCATTAGCTAGGGAGTAAATGAATTCATGTCGATTTTTTTGACCCTCATCTTTTAATACAGATAAACCATATTCGATACTTGCATGACTAACTGTCGCAATAATTCCAATATCTCTTCTCTCGCTTTCACTTGTATCATTTTCAGTTAATTTTTCTTCTAAGAATCTGAGCGTCCGCTTAGCAAAAGTTAGACTATTAACTGCGGAATTAGAAGTTGATTCGTCTATGGGAGTAGCATTATAGAAAAGCAACTCAATAAGTGTTAAAAACTTGGGATTTATGTTTATTTCCTTAGCTAAATCTAAGATTGATTTATCCTTGATTTTATTTTGCAATGCGATTAAGAGCTGGACGAAGTTAATGTATTTTATTTTCTATATTTTGCCTTTTCAGTGCAAAACATCGTCTTTTTTCATGTCACAACAATCAATATAAAACATATATTCAGCAGTTAAGTCTAATACTATTTGCTTGTCAAATCTGGTTGGCTCTCTAAATTATAATTTTCTAATTACATAATCAACTCCTTCGTTATGTAAACGGCCAATGCCTTCATAAGAATTTAAATATTCTGTTTGATTTTTCATGGCACATATTTATTAGTCTTCGTTTATTAACTATCTGCAGAGATACGGCACCTCCAAATATGCACATTCGATTTTTGCCTCTGGGTTGATTTGTTTATTTACAGAAAAAGCGAATGTGCGACAACAAATTTTGCAACGATTATTTATTAATAAATGAATGTTTAAAATTTATTGATTAATTATTTACTGCTTAAATCAGTCGAATATAGCTTTTAATGTGGAAGTAGTCGCTTCACACTTTATATATCTATCTTTACTTTTTCCCAGCTCCATCCATGTGATATCCATTTCGTAAAAGGCACCTGGTAATTAAGGAGGAGGGCGTTATGTGCTGCCCTTTCTTTTACTTGAATAGTATGGGCTCAACTACATTATTATTTCATTCTCCTACATCAGTGCTAGCACTGATATGATGAAACACGGAATCGCCTTATTTTAAAAATTGAGTAAGTCTAGCTAAGCCGCATAGAGTTGGGACTCAAGGTGAAAGTAGGTCTCGAAATGGTTGGGAGCAAGATAACTGAGGACGGAGCGCCGCCGTTCGGCGTTGTAGTAGTCCGAATAGTGATTGATTTCCAGGCGCGCTTCGCTCAGGTCGTGGAAGCTGCCATCGAGCAATTCGGTTTTGAGTCGACTCCAGAACGATTCCGCGTGAGCGTTACCGTAGCAATTGCCCCGCCGACTCCTACTTTGCATGGACTTGTGACGCGCTAGCAAGACCTTGAGGTTGGTAGCCGAGTATGGACTTTCTAAGGTGATGCCCTGGCGTTACTTACGATGGAGTGGACAAGTAACCCGGCTGGTGGCTGGCATCCCGCTAAAGCCCGGCGCAGGGCCTTGCTGGCCAAGTATTATGGCATAGCCAAAGCGCAGGTCCTAAGAGCCTCATCGGAGGCACCAAACCAGACAATTTTGCGGGAGTGACGGTCCAGCCAGGTGGCCAGATACAGCCAACGACCACCCTGCCGAATTAAGTAAGTGATATACCCGATCCACACCTGGTTGGGGACCATGGGAACAGCCGGTTAGGTGCCGCTCGGGCAGAGAGGTTGGAGTGGGTGGTGCAGGACACAAAGGAGCGCGGCGGCTGGGCTCGTAATCCATGGTACGCGAGCACGCGCCGGATGCCCCTGCGCAGCCACTCCACCCGTAGCCGGCGGGTGCTATAGCGCCGCGCATGCCGAGCAAATAACTGACGCCCGGCCACTGACCAAGCTGGTTCTGGGATCAATAAGCGTGTCTTAGCCCGCCAAGCATGGTAGGCACTGAGCGACCTGCAGCACGTGGCAGAGCTTCGGCACGGATAGGCGAGTCCGGTGCTGAGCAATATACGGGTACAGTCTCACCGGATCGGTTGACTAAGCCTACGCCTAAAGCAGGCAACTGGCCAAGGCTTTTTTAACATGTCAAGTTGCTGCTGCAAGCGTCGGTTCTTGGCGCGCAACTGGCGCATAGGCGCGCTTTCTCTTTCTTCCCCGACCACCTCCAGCACTAGTTGTGCAGCTTTTTGCCACTTGTACAGCAGTTTGGGGCTGATGCCGAGCTGTCGGCCCGCGGCTTACATGCTCCAGCTTTTGCTGGCTAGGCGCAACGCTTCCGCTCGGAAGACGTCATCTTAGCGGCGGCGTTTGCGCGGCGAGCTGTTGATTGATTTTGAACTCATGACAGAAGGAAGATAACGCCCTTTTCTCTCTCACTTGATTAGCCCCTCTCACGTTTACCTTACCAAGGTGTACAATACCCCAAGAGGGCCGAAATTGAGTTGATTTTCATATCTAAAAAACCGTCAGCAAAATTTTAAAATCTGACAATGGTCAACTTTTTTTCGCACGATACACCGTTTAGAAAGCGTGTAGACCTGTAGAAGGCTCGATTATAAGTTCACCAGAGCGGTAATGCGCCGCGTAGGGTCCTACTTTGGTTTGCTTACCATCATCTGTCACCCATTCGGCGGTTAGTATATGCCCCCCGCTCGACCAGCGAGTCAACAATATGAGTCGGGAGTCTGCTCATAAAGTCGCGTTCATCCCGCCGACCATGCTCTTTCGCTTTATTAAGTCTTCTTTGATTTCAGCGATTCGGTCCCCGTCGGCCTCAGCTTTTTTGATATCCTCTATACCAAGGACTTTGTTTTCGTTAGCTAGGTTTCGCTTTGCGGCTAATAATCCATCCAGTTTCACTTGACAAGCCTCTATCTTTTTAGCGGATCTCACCCGCCATACTCTGAGCTAATTGCTGCTGGGTCATATGGAGCGAGGTTGAGGCAAAAGGAATTTAACCTTTTTACCGCAATTTCGTACCCATCCAAGCTGTAGATACAACGAGTTAGTCTCACTTAGCGCTGCAGCTGGAGCGCTTGGCCTTCAGTAAGCCGATATGGGTTATTTTCACCTTGAAGTTGGTGCAATCTGATAAGGCAGCAGGTAAAAACCAGAAGCACACCAAGCGATTAACGAGGATAAAGACCTTGAAGGTTGGGTGGCCTTGACAAATTCGTCACTAGAAAACGATCAATCTGTTCCAGTAAGACACGCCTGTCTTTCTATTGGAGGGTGGCTGTTGCAGAACGCGCTATCCTGTCTGGTGTTCTGCTCGTAGCTGGAGGATGCAAGGCCAAAAGCAGTTCATCGATAAAGAGGTCACGCACTTTCGGCTCCCCAAGCGCGTGCCCGCACATAATTTCTACCGTCGGTTGGCCGAATTCGTCGACTGGCGCTTTCTTTACGAAGAGACCAAAGCGCTCTACAGCCACACGGGCCAGCCCTCGCTTGACCCGGTCGTCTTCTTTAAGCTCGTGCTCGTGGGGCGGTTAGAGAACCTGGTCAGCGACCGACGTCTAATTGAACACTGTGCCCTGCGGCACTCCACTGTGAGTCGTACTCGACAGTTGTACCCCACGGTCGTCTTTGAGCGTCTATTCGACCACGTCTTCGCCCAGTGCGTGGCCCAAGGCCTGGTCGCCGGCGATACCCAGACAGTAGACTCGACCCCGGTCAAAGCCAACGCCTCGTTGTACAGCCTCTGCGAAATGCAGCCGATCGAGACGTTCATTCCGTGCATGCAACTCGCCGGAGAATCAGAGCCGGACGCCCCGTCGCGGCCGGCGGCGGCCGTGTTAGACACGCCAGCACACGTCTTGCGTCGAGTGGCCTATCGGCAGGCTCAGCACCGGACGGGGCATTTCGGCGCTGGACGCCCCCGCGCCCGTTTGGTGAGCAACAAAACGCATTACAGCCCGACCGATCCGGAAGCGCGCATCTCCATCAAGCTCGGCAAAGCCCGAGCCCTGAACTACCTCTGCAGCTTGGCCGTCGATACCGCTGACGGCGTGATCAGTTACGTCCAGGCCGACTTGGTCGATAGCCGCGACAGCGTGCATTTGCCTCAACTCGTCACGCACTTGCAGCAGCGCTTACTCGCCCATAGCTTGCCCCTGCAGGACCTGGTGGCCGACACCAACCACTCCAACGGGGTGAACTACGCCTTACTCGAACAACAGGGGGTCATGCCCTGGATTCCGGTCTTTGGGCAGTACAAGCCCACCGTGGAGGGCTTTGCTTATGATGCCCAAGCGGACTGCTTCACCTGTCCGGCCGGCAAGCTGCTGCCCTTCAAAGGCTACGATAAGCAGCGGGAAGGCGGCCTACAAAAGCTGAAGTGGTATAAGCTAGGCGGACAGAAGCAGGACGTATCTTTCTTTTGTCATGACCGCAAAAAAGAATGGGATGCCACCCGATAAACGGCGTAAGTACGATGCCGCCTTCAAGGCCGAAGCCCTGCGCCGAACCGGCGAAAGCCGTTCAACCCAAGCCGCTGCCCGCGAGTTGGGCATCAGCCCCAAGCTACTATATCGTTGGCAGCAGGAGCAGGTAGTCGCGGAGGTGGGCAGTGTGGAAGTGGCCCGCGACCCGGAAGTACACCAGCTGCGGGCCCAACTCAAGCGGGCCGAGCAGGAACTCGATATTTTAAAAAAAGTTTTGGTCATTTTTGGCCAATCGACCCGGTGAGCACTTACCAGTATATCGCCCAACGCCAAGCCTACGTGCCCGTGCGCCAGCTCTGTGAGGTGCTGCGCGTAGCTCGCAGCGCTTACTATGCTTGGCAGCGACGGCAGGTGTCTAGTCTAGAACCCACTTGGTAAGTAGCCGTGTGTCAAGCTTTTAGACGGCACTCGGGCCGCTATGGCACCTGTCGCCTACGTGCGGAGCTACAGGCACAAGACTACCAGGTCCATTCGGCGCACGCTGGCTGCGCACGGTCTGCGTGCTCAGCAGTCACGCTCGTTCGTACCGCGCACCACAAACTCCGATGCAGCTGTGCGCGCGGCCCCAACCGCTTGCTCGGTCAACCAGCCCCCACGGCCCCGAACCGGGTGTGGGTGGGCGACATCACGTATTTGCCCCGTCAGGGTGGCGGTTGGCTCTACCTAGCTACGTGGCTGGACCGTTGTTCGCGCAAGGTGGTGGGCTGGGACGTACGCGAAACGATGCCCGAAGGCCTGGTCAGCGAGGCGCTACGGCGGGCGCTGGCCGTGTGGCGACCCACAGCTGGGTTGATTGTGCATTCTGCCCAGGGTAGCCAGTACGCAGCCACTAACTTTAAAGCCTTACTGGCCCAGCACGGGGCGCAGCAAAGCATGAGTCAACGTGGTAATTGCTACGACAACGCCCACGCCGAATCGTTTTGGAGCCGACTCAAAACTGAATTACTCGATGGCGGCTCTTTTCCTGGCTTGGCCGAAGCACGCCTGGAAATCAGCCATTACATCGCCTATTATAATGCTGAGCGGCGTCATTCGGCTCTCGGCTATCGTACCCCCAACTACTTTGAAACCCAGCTTCAAACCACGTCTCCGTTCTGTCCGGCGTAGCTAGACCACCTCATGAGGCGTAGTGATGTTCTTGCTCAAGAAGTACTCGCTCGCTTCCGCATGCTTAGCTAAGTCCGTTAGAATTTCCTGCTCGTGGTCGGGGTGGGTAGCAAACATATCATCTAGGCCCTTGGCATCTTTGGTAATGAATTCCCGCTTGCCGTGCATGTAGAACACCCGCTGCAGTGCATACTTCGGATCATCAAGCAGCGGCTGCAACGCTTCGCGGGAACTGATGACTGCCGCCGCAAAGGAGCCCGGACGTTTGCCCAAATCCTTCGAGGAAGCCCAGTTCAACATAAGGGCGCCAGCATCGTGTACCAGAACCAGGGTTTCCACCTGGCACTTACAAATGAGGCCAACGAGGCTGGCTTCAAGGCGCACGTCGCCAGTGCCTTTTTCCTTGAGGAGCGTATTGCCCGGTAGCCCAATTATATTGAGGCCACGGATGTAGCCCGAATAAGCTTTGAGTTCGCCTTCCACACAATAAAGCACTGGTATCTTAGTGCTCTTCTGAAATTTCTCAACGATGCCCGGCGGATAAAAGAGCCGCGCCGGTGTACCCCGCATTTGATCGTACTTTTGCACTTGGCTGTTGCCTTCCTTGTCGACATACTCGCGTGGTTTCTTTAATCGGACGCGATAAAAAATACTGTGCGGACTGTTCTTGGTGCCATTGTCGTAGGTTTCACCTCCCCGA contains:
- a CDS encoding IS3 family transposase codes for the protein MCQAFRRHSGRYGTCRLRAELQAQDYQVHSAHAGCARSACSAVTLVRTAHHKLRCSCARGPNRLLGQPAPTAPNRVWVGDITYLPRQGGGWLYLATWLDRCSRKVVGWDVRETMPEGLVSEALRRALAVWRPTAGLIVHSAQGSQYAATNFKALLAQHGAQQSMSQRGNCYDNAHAESFWSRLKTELLDGGSFPGLAEARLEISHYIAYYNAERRHSALGYRTPNYFETQLQTTSPFCPA